In Oryza brachyantha chromosome 2, ObraRS2, whole genome shotgun sequence, a single window of DNA contains:
- the LOC102722089 gene encoding chaperone protein DnaJ, which yields MDGASEKPPHKDYYKVLEVDYDASDDNIKLSYRRLALKWHPDKHKGDNDVTAKFQEINEAYTVLSDPAKRLEYDLSGCYELNRYTLREYLTRFKGMILTCNGLGIDHSSKWARHLRELEPH from the exons ATGGACGGAGCAAGCGAGAAGCCTCCCCACAAG GACTATTACAAAGTTCTGGAGGTTGATTACGATGCATCTGACGACAATATCAAATTGAGTTATAGAAGATTAGCTTTG AAGTGGCATCCAGATAAGCATAAGGGGGATAATGATGTCACAGCTAAATTTCAGGAGATCAATGAAGCCTACACAG ttctaAGTGATCCGGCTAAGCGTCTTGAATATGACCTTTCTGGCTGTTACGAGTTAAATCGATATACTTTGCGT GAGTACCTTACAAGATTTAAGGGTATGATACTTACCTGCAATGGCCTCGGCATAGACCATTCTTCAAAATG GGCCCGACATTTGAGGGAATTGGAGCCTCATTGA
- the LOC102721807 gene encoding uncharacterized protein LOC102721807 has translation MKAEKAAVAVAVGGGDEWRCRKHPVARSGGGVCPHCLRDRLLRLCPNCAHVRPCPCTCASPSSSSSASGDAVGRVHTLIEREHRIARSRSVAASSSLGAASTASAAAGAVGGRRKARVWGWPPFWKAAARDGVAAAEDEEEEEGLGLARSSSVSATVVEAKAAAAAAKARWGWHFPSPLKAFRHRRSSVSIPERG, from the coding sequence ATGAAGGCCGAGAAGGCAGCGGTCGCCgtggcggtcggcggcggcgacgagtggCGGTGCCGGAAGCACCCGGTGGCCAGATCCGGTGGCGGGGTGTGCCCGCACTGCCTCCGCGACAGGCTCCTCCGCCTCTGCCCCAACTGTGCGCACGTGCGGCCGTGCCCGTGCACGTGCgcgtccccttcctcctcgtcgtcggcgtccggcgacgcgGTCGGCCGGGTCCACACCCTCATCGAGCGGGAGCACCGGATTGCGCGGTCACGCTCCGTCGCCGCGTCCTCCTCCCTCGGAGCGGCCTCCACCGCGTcagccgctgccggcgctgtCGGGGGGAGGCGGAAGGCGAGGGTGTGGGGGTGGCCGCCGTTCTGGAAGGCCGCGGCCAGGGATGGGGTTGCTgcggcggaggacgaggaggaggaggaggggctggGGCTCGCGAGGTCGAGCTCGGTGTCCGCGACGGTCGTGGAGGccaaagcggcggcggcggcggcgaaggcgcggTGGGGGTGGCATTTCCCGAGCCCGCTCAAGGCATTCCGGCACCGGAGATCGTCGGTGAGCATACCGGAGCGAGGGTGA